TTCCAACACACTGTATTTCCCCCCGCTGAAGGGCCCTGCCGCCTGATGCGTGCCGATCTTCTCCACCGCTCCGTCTTTGTATCCGTCATCTAAAACCGGCCCGTTATCCGAGCAGAACACGATGAGCGTCTTCTCAGACAGGTTCAGACGGTCCAAGGTCTTCATCAGCTCCCCCACACACCAGTCGAGCTGCACGATGCTATCTCCACGCAGGCCCAGCGAAGTATTCCCCTGAAAACGCTCATGAGGGATGCGCGGCACATGAATATCATGGCTGGCAAAGAAGAGGAAAAAGGGATCTGCCTGATTTTGCTCGATCCAGGCATTGGACTCCTTCACCCAACGATCCGCCAGATCTTCATCCCGGAAGCGCGCCGACTCTCCTCCGGTGTAGAAACCGATCCGGCTGATGCCATTGTGAATGGTCTGGTTGTGCCCATGGCTCCAGTCCATTTTCAAAGTATCGCGATGCGAGATGCCGGTGGGATGGTCTGGAGATGGCATTTTCGTGCCGACCCAGAGCGGGTCTTTCGGATCCAGATTCAGCACACGATGATCTTGGACATACACCTGAGGCACCCGATCATTGGTGGTGGGCAGCAGAAGACAGTGATCAAAGCCGATCTCCAGTGGTCCGGGTTTCAGCTCTCCATTCCAGTCCGGTTCAGGATCGCCTAAGCCCAGGTGCCACTTCCCGATCACCGCTGTCTTGTAGCCTTTTTGTTTCAGCAGAGAGGCCACCGTGGCCGTGCCAGGGGTGATGATGGCCGGTGCGGATGGCGGGGCAATTCCGGTGCCCTTGTGGCGAAAAGCAAACGTGCCGGTGAGGAAAGAAAAACGCGTGGGCGTGCAGGTGGAGGCTGAGCAATAACCACTGGTGAAACGCACCCCTTCGGCGGCGAGTTGGTCAATGTGCGGTGTCTTGACCGCCGTCGCCCCATAGCACCCCAGATCTCCATACCCGAGATCATCCGCCATGATGACGATGATGTTAGGCTGATCCGCGGCGGTGGCGAAAGCAGACAAGGAGACCCAAAGGCCCAGCAGGAGAGGACGTAACTTAAACATGAGCAAATGTGGAAACGAGATAGCCAGTGGTGGCATTGCGGGGAAATTTTAACTTCGTTTGAAACGTCAACGTGTGAAACCAGCCTCTGCCACCATGAAGCCGTTCTCTCTCTGGGTCCTCCTCCTTCTTTCCTGCATGCCCCTGTTGGCTCAGGAGCACAAACCCAACATCGTCATGCTCTTCATTGACGACATGGGCTGGGGAGACTTCTCCTGCTTTGGCAATGCGGATGCCCAGACACCGAATGTGGATCGCATGGCAGCCGAGGGTATTCGCTTCTCCCAGTTTTATGTCAATGCGCCCATCTGCTCCCCTTCCCGCTGTGCTTTAACGACGGGACAGTATCCGCAGCGCTGGCGCGTGACCTCGTTCCTCAACAACCGTGCAGACAATGAACGTCGGGGAGTCACCCAATGGCTGGATCTCTCCGCTCCGACCCTGGCTCGCCTGCTCCAGCAGAACGGCTATGCCACAGGCCATTTCGGCAAGTGGCACCTCGGGGGTCAGCGGGATGTGAATGAAGCGCCCCCCATCACCGCCTACGGCTTCGATCAATCCCTCACCAACTTTGAAGGCATGGGGCCTAAACTCCTGCCGCTCACGCTCAAACCTGGGGACAAGGAACCTGGAAAAATCTGGGAAGATGCCGAGAGCCTCGGAGAACCTGTGACGTGGATGCTGCGCTCTAAAATCACCAGCGGCTTCATTGATGCGGCCCTCCCCTTCATGGATCAGGCCCAGGCCAACGGGAAGCCCTTTTACATCAATCTCTGGCCCGACGACGTGCATAGCCCTTACTGGCCACCCGTGGATCAATGGGCCGATGGCAAACGCGGTCTCTACCTCTCCGTGCTCAAGGAGATGGACCGTCAGTTTGGCCGACTCTTTGATCACATTCGCAACTCGCCAACCCTGCGTGAAAACACCCTCGTGCTCATCTGCTCCGATAATGGTCCCGAACCTGGGGCAGGATCCGCAGGTCCTTTCCGTGGGGCGAAGACTCGCTTGTTTGAAGGAGGCATCCGTTCACCCCTCATCGTCTGGGCACCTGGATTGATAAAAGCGGATCAGGTCGGCTCGCACAATGAAAGCTCCGTTTTCGCGGCTTTCGATCTCGTGCCTTCGCTGCTGAAGCTGGCAGGCATTGCCGTGCCGCAGAGCATCACCTTTGATGGCGAAGATATTTCCCCGGCCCTGCTGGGTGAAAAAAACGTCTCTCGCTCCGCCGTCCTCTGCTGGCGACGTCCGCCGGATCGGAAATCCTGGCCCTCCATGAGCCTGCCCGACCAACCCGACCTCGCCATCCGTGATGGAAACTGGAAGCTGCTCTGCTCTTACCAAGGCCAGAACCCACAACTGTATGACCTCGTCAAAGATCGTGGAGAAACCACCAACCTCGCCGCCAATCATCCCGAGATCGTCGAGAAACTCGTGAAGGCCGTCACCGCCTGGCACCAGTCCATGCCCCCGGACAACGGCCCTCAACTGGCCCGCGAGCCCATGCCTCCCAAGGGGATGCGAAAGAAAAAGAAGGCGCTTTGAGGGTAAAGCTCATCTCAGCCTCATAGCCTCTACCCACACGAAGCTCTTCATCAGATGATTCCATCTGGCAGCATCTAAAATCAGCCTCCATGAAGTCTTCCCACCTAACAGCTAGAGGCTTGAAACCCGTCCCAAAACTCAGACGAGAAAAAGTTTCCAAGTTTCCACCCCTAGACACGGAAACTTGGAAACTTTCTTGTCTGTCTTCTTGGACTGGATGGACAAAACTTTTCGGGATTAACAATGAGTGTGTTTTAACCCTTTCATTCATTCGAGGCCTTCAAAAAAAATGTTTCCATGTTTCCACCCCTAAATGTGGAAACATGGAAACATTTTGAGAATACTCATTGGTAACCGTCTTTGCCCTCTCTGACCTCTTTCGATAAGACCTCGGTCAGTTTGGGCCTTGTGGCGTAGAAGCATCTGTCTTGCTGATCGAAGCGGTCCGCTCTGGATGCCTGATCATACGCCTCATAGCTCGCACCTTGAGCGATGTCGTAAAGGTCAGGGCGATAAAGCCGAAGAGCTTCATCATAGTTTCTCTCGAAAGCCTCCGCGCGATAATATTTCAACCCCTCCGCCACCAAATCTCGGTAAACGCCTTGAGTGTTCCAGAAGTATTGATGATGCCCCCCATTGTTCACCTCATTATAGTAGGCCACGAGAGGAGCAATGTAGCGCCAAGGCTGTGGCAGGGCTTGCAAACGCTCAGCAGACTCTGGGGTATCATCCACATTGACAGACTCCGCGATACGATCCGCTAGCTTGAAAATGAAATACGGATCTTCAAGATCGAGCCCTTGAATTGAAAGTATCGGAATCATGATCTGTTTAGTTTGGCTCTCAATTTTGGATAGTTGAACTACGAAAGCCCTTCCTAGATTTCCACCTTCTCCAAAAGTTTCCAAGTTTCCGTGTCTA
The window above is part of the Prosthecobacter debontii genome. Proteins encoded here:
- a CDS encoding sulfatase family protein → MFKLRPLLLGLWVSLSAFATAADQPNIIVIMADDLGYGDLGCYGATAVKTPHIDQLAAEGVRFTSGYCSASTCTPTRFSFLTGTFAFRHKGTGIAPPSAPAIITPGTATVASLLKQKGYKTAVIGKWHLGLGDPEPDWNGELKPGPLEIGFDHCLLLPTTNDRVPQVYVQDHRVLNLDPKDPLWVGTKMPSPDHPTGISHRDTLKMDWSHGHNQTIHNGISRIGFYTGGESARFRDEDLADRWVKESNAWIEQNQADPFFLFFASHDIHVPRIPHERFQGNTSLGLRGDSIVQLDWCVGELMKTLDRLNLSEKTLIVFCSDNGPVLDDGYKDGAVEKIGTHQAAGPFSGGKYSVLEGGTRTPFITRWKGRIQPAVSDAMVCTVDLAASFAALNGVTLPEEACLDSQNVLPALLGESGAKGRADLLQQDNGTSGNFGLRMGEWKLVRLKKPAKSQAKVTLRARPEKEPVHSLYYLPDDPAEMKDVSAAHPEQMQQMIQRMDALLTAERSR
- a CDS encoding sulfatase family protein, with amino-acid sequence MKPFSLWVLLLLSCMPLLAQEHKPNIVMLFIDDMGWGDFSCFGNADAQTPNVDRMAAEGIRFSQFYVNAPICSPSRCALTTGQYPQRWRVTSFLNNRADNERRGVTQWLDLSAPTLARLLQQNGYATGHFGKWHLGGQRDVNEAPPITAYGFDQSLTNFEGMGPKLLPLTLKPGDKEPGKIWEDAESLGEPVTWMLRSKITSGFIDAALPFMDQAQANGKPFYINLWPDDVHSPYWPPVDQWADGKRGLYLSVLKEMDRQFGRLFDHIRNSPTLRENTLVLICSDNGPEPGAGSAGPFRGAKTRLFEGGIRSPLIVWAPGLIKADQVGSHNESSVFAAFDLVPSLLKLAGIAVPQSITFDGEDISPALLGEKNVSRSAVLCWRRPPDRKSWPSMSLPDQPDLAIRDGNWKLLCSYQGQNPQLYDLVKDRGETTNLAANHPEIVEKLVKAVTAWHQSMPPDNGPQLAREPMPPKGMRKKKKAL
- a CDS encoding DMP19 family protein; this translates as MIPILSIQGLDLEDPYFIFKLADRIAESVNVDDTPESAERLQALPQPWRYIAPLVAYYNEVNNGGHHQYFWNTQGVYRDLVAEGLKYYRAEAFERNYDEALRLYRPDLYDIAQGASYEAYDQASRADRFDQQDRCFYATRPKLTEVLSKEVREGKDGYQ